In Alkalihalobacillus sp. FSL W8-0930, a single window of DNA contains:
- a CDS encoding sulfite exporter TauE/SafE family protein: protein MSWFLLVVIGLAAGTVGSLMGLGGGIIVVPALLSLNGVLSILNDVTPQVAAGTSLLIMIFTGISSTVAYAKQKTIDFKSGAIFSIGIIPGAICGVIINRTVNTDDFLLYFGIFMLVVAFTFFVRKYLKPMKLRPKGFKRTVMDPSGNEFTYGYQPVFAIVLSFFVGIISSLFGVGGGALMVPIMIILFGFPAHFAVATSMFVILVSAFIGSISHMAAGHVNCLYALALVPGAWFGGQLGAAINRRISSDRLIFILRIFMVIIAIRLIIQGLNG, encoded by the coding sequence ATGAGCTGGTTTTTATTAGTTGTGATTGGATTGGCGGCAGGAACGGTTGGTAGCTTGATGGGTCTCGGTGGTGGGATTATAGTTGTTCCAGCACTATTGTCTCTAAATGGTGTACTATCTATTTTAAATGATGTTACACCTCAAGTAGCTGCCGGTACTTCTTTATTAATTATGATTTTCACTGGAATTTCATCTACTGTTGCTTACGCTAAACAAAAGACGATTGATTTTAAAAGTGGAGCCATTTTCTCTATTGGCATTATTCCAGGAGCTATTTGTGGGGTTATTATCAACAGAACTGTAAACACAGATGATTTTCTTTTATATTTTGGAATCTTTATGTTAGTGGTTGCTTTTACATTTTTTGTTCGCAAGTATTTGAAACCAATGAAATTACGTCCAAAAGGATTTAAGCGAACAGTCATGGATCCAAGCGGGAATGAATTTACATATGGCTATCAGCCTGTTTTCGCAATTGTTCTTAGTTTCTTTGTAGGAATTATCTCAAGCCTATTTGGTGTTGGCGGTGGTGCACTGATGGTGCCCATTATGATTATATTATTTGGGTTTCCAGCGCATTTTGCCGTTGCCACTTCAATGTTTGTGATATTAGTATCCGCATTTATCGGTTCGATTTCTCACATGGCTGCGGGTCATGTGAACTGTCTTTACGCACTTGCTCTTGTGCCAGGAGCATGGTTTGGTGGGCAGTTGGGTGCTGCCATTAACCGCCGAATTTCAAGTGATCGCTTAATCTTTATCTTACGGATTTTTATGGTGATCATTGCGATTCGTCTCATCATCCAAGGATTGAATGGCTAG
- a CDS encoding DUF72 domain-containing protein translates to MIYIGLTGWGDHDSLYEGTRAADKLSTYAGYFPIVELDSSFYAVQPKRSMEKWAHETPDSFSFIVKAYQGMTGHQTGFAPFDDKESMFAAYIESLQPLGSKLAMVLCQFPPWFDCRKENVQWVRYVKEKLAGYPVALEFRHQSWFSGAMRERTIEFMEQEEFIHSICDEPQAGIGSIPTVLHPTDEHKTLVRLHGRNTYGWNDTKDGKWREVRYLYRYNKEELEEWRKHLLALESQSKDIYVIFNNNSGGDAADNARQLIDMLGITYQGLAPRQLDLF, encoded by the coding sequence ATGATCTACATCGGATTAACAGGCTGGGGAGATCACGATTCTTTATATGAAGGAACGAGGGCAGCTGATAAGCTTTCCACCTATGCAGGCTACTTTCCAATTGTAGAGTTGGATTCTTCTTTTTATGCGGTTCAGCCGAAACGGTCGATGGAGAAGTGGGCGCATGAGACACCTGATTCGTTTTCATTTATTGTGAAAGCCTATCAAGGAATGACTGGGCATCAGACAGGTTTTGCTCCTTTTGATGATAAGGAGTCAATGTTTGCGGCATATATCGAGTCTTTGCAGCCGCTTGGTTCGAAGCTTGCTATGGTGCTTTGTCAGTTTCCGCCTTGGTTTGATTGTCGTAAAGAGAACGTTCAGTGGGTACGCTATGTAAAGGAAAAGCTGGCAGGTTATCCTGTCGCCCTCGAATTTAGACACCAAAGCTGGTTTAGTGGGGCTATGAGGGAGCGTACGATTGAATTCATGGAGCAAGAGGAATTCATTCATTCAATTTGTGATGAACCTCAGGCTGGGATAGGTTCAATCCCAACTGTGCTCCATCCAACGGATGAGCACAAAACATTAGTGCGTCTCCATGGCAGAAATACATACGGTTGGAATGATACAAAAGACGGAAAATGGCGTGAAGTTCGGTACTTATATCGTTATAATAAAGAAGAGTTAGAAGAATGGCGCAAGCATCTTCTAGCTTTAGAGTCACAAAGTAAGGACATTTACGTAATCTTCAACAACAATTCTGGTGGGGATGCAGCGGATAACGCAAGGCAGCTAATTGATATGCTTGGCATTACGTATCAAGGGTTAGCCCCACGTCAGTTGGATTTATTTTGA
- a CDS encoding YitT family protein: MKEYSLMILGTLFFAFSVSIFAMPNSLAEGGVAGLALLFYFGLGWSPAIVTLLTNGIILLIGYRYLPRSMIVKSIITVPLFSLFLFLLEDLANPINDPLLAALYSGVFTGIGFGFIFRSGSTMSGSSTIAKMLNYKFGWDLTGTNFVLDTLVVLAGIFVIGPLLTMYTVVALFIGKRVTDYVLEGFESKKIVHIFSKNHESIARSIQKNLGAHATILQGKNYDVNEEENLIYVVVKKQQLFFLKKLIRELDLDAFTVVHTVKDVSGGSFNKAHHPTQVTFSSDKKEKEFYKEQAEE, translated from the coding sequence ATGAAAGAATATAGTTTAATGATCCTCGGAACGTTATTCTTTGCGTTTTCTGTTTCTATTTTTGCCATGCCCAATTCTCTTGCTGAAGGAGGCGTAGCAGGGCTGGCGTTATTGTTTTACTTTGGTTTAGGTTGGTCGCCCGCAATTGTGACTCTACTTACAAACGGAATTATTTTACTTATAGGTTATCGTTACCTTCCACGGTCAATGATTGTGAAATCAATCATAACTGTGCCATTGTTTTCTTTATTTCTGTTCCTTCTTGAGGATTTAGCAAACCCAATTAATGATCCTCTATTAGCCGCTCTTTATTCAGGCGTCTTTACCGGCATAGGGTTTGGATTTATCTTTCGTTCAGGAAGCACAATGAGTGGGTCGTCAACCATTGCTAAAATGCTAAATTATAAGTTTGGTTGGGACTTAACCGGCACGAACTTTGTTCTTGATACGCTAGTTGTTTTAGCTGGAATCTTTGTGATTGGACCCCTCTTAACCATGTACACGGTTGTCGCACTGTTTATTGGAAAGCGAGTCACAGACTATGTGTTAGAAGGCTTTGAATCAAAAAAAATTGTTCATATCTTCTCAAAGAATCATGAATCGATCGCCCGTTCGATCCAAAAAAACTTAGGGGCGCACGCCACGATTCTACAAGGCAAAAATTACGATGTGAATGAAGAAGAAAACTTAATTTATGTTGTCGTTAAAAAACAACAGCTGTTTTTCTTAAAAAAGCTAATCCGTGAATTGGATCTTGATGCCTTCACTGTTGTACATACGGTTAAAGATGTCAGTGGCGGTTCCTTTAATAAAGCCCATCATCCAACTCAAGTGACATTTAGTTCAGATAAAAAGGAAAAAGAGTTTTATAAGGAACAGGCAGAAGAATGA
- a CDS encoding sialidase family protein, translated as MKKLAIGLSIFMFSGLTVGLFMEQKAMTSLPEQTQTETFEEQVQLTEEQDPILPFTDQEVDYTINQDEFLVTFDQGENWMDVPIEPQSLFNGEYSGNYEELINNSYLLTKQKAMFMYAIHEGNGLSVRTISSTDQGQSWQDSVVTDSIPYIRYRKMELVNETFGYLIFTGDRTMSSEMPYVYLTYDGGVSWTSVGIPDTLRLVADGGFVDESTGFLSYGVINPDAPDFYVTNDAGNSWTEAEIQVPDEYKEIFVQAESPFILDDQLLLHINQGSNGDYAGGLIKGEFSSKDNGLTWEFNKDVEPDDIQ; from the coding sequence ATGAAAAAGCTTGCAATCGGACTGTCGATTTTCATGTTTTCTGGGTTAACTGTAGGGTTGTTTATGGAGCAGAAAGCAATGACTTCTTTACCTGAGCAAACTCAGACTGAAACATTTGAAGAACAAGTTCAACTGACGGAAGAACAAGACCCCATTCTCCCATTCACAGACCAAGAAGTAGATTATACGATTAACCAAGATGAGTTTTTAGTCACATTTGATCAAGGTGAAAATTGGATGGATGTCCCTATTGAACCACAATCACTTTTTAACGGTGAATATAGTGGGAATTACGAAGAATTAATAAACAACAGTTATTTGTTAACAAAACAAAAAGCCATGTTTATGTACGCTATTCATGAAGGTAATGGTTTATCTGTTCGAACGATCTCATCGACTGATCAAGGGCAATCTTGGCAGGATTCAGTCGTTACTGACTCAATACCGTATATAAGGTATCGAAAAATGGAGTTAGTAAATGAGACATTTGGATATCTCATCTTTACTGGGGACAGAACGATGTCGAGTGAAATGCCGTATGTCTACCTTACCTACGATGGAGGCGTTAGTTGGACATCAGTCGGTATCCCTGACACCCTTCGCCTTGTGGCTGATGGTGGCTTTGTGGATGAATCTACAGGATTCTTATCATATGGAGTCATTAATCCTGATGCTCCAGACTTTTACGTAACCAATGATGCAGGAAACAGCTGGACGGAGGCAGAGATCCAGGTCCCAGACGAATATAAAGAGATATTTGTTCAAGCTGAATCTCCTTTTATACTCGACGATCAGTTGCTTTTACATATAAACCAAGGATCGAATGGTGATTATGCAGGTGGTCTGATAAAAGGAGAGTTTTCTTCTAAAGACAACGGATTAACATGGGAATTTAACAAGGATGTCGAACCTGATGACATCCAATAA
- the sufB gene encoding Fe-S cluster assembly protein SufB, translated as MAKKMPDIGEYKYGFSDRDVSIFRSGRGLTKEIVEEISRMKEEPQWMLDFRLKSLELFYKMPMPQWGGDLSELDFDDITYYVKASEQTERSWDEVPEEIKNTFDKLGIPEAEQKYLAGVSAQYESEVVYHNMKQELTDLGIIFKDTDSALRENEDIFKKHFGTIIPPADNKFAALNSAVWSGGSFIYVPKGVKTETPLQAYFRINSENMGQFERTLIIADEDSSVHYVEGCTAPVYTTNSLHSAVVEIIVKDNAYCRYTTIQNWAPNIFNLVTKRAVADAGATMEWVDGNIGSKLTMKYPAVIMRGEGAKGTILSIAIAGKGQHQDAGAKVTHLAPNCSSTIVSKSISKHGGKVTYRGICHFGRRSEGSKSKIECDTLIMDNQSTSDTIPYNEILNNNITLEHEATVSKVSEDQLFYLMSRGISEQEATEMIVMGFIEPFTKELPMEYAVEMNRLISFEMEGSIG; from the coding sequence ATGGCAAAGAAAATGCCTGATATTGGTGAATATAAATATGGATTTTCAGACCGTGACGTATCGATCTTCCGTTCTGGACGTGGCCTAACAAAAGAAATCGTTGAAGAAATTTCACGTATGAAGGAAGAGCCTCAATGGATGCTTGACTTCCGTCTGAAATCTCTTGAGCTTTTCTACAAAATGCCTATGCCTCAATGGGGCGGCGATCTTTCAGAGCTAGACTTTGATGACATTACGTATTACGTAAAAGCATCTGAGCAAACAGAACGCTCTTGGGATGAAGTACCAGAAGAAATTAAAAACACATTTGATAAGCTCGGAATTCCTGAAGCAGAGCAAAAGTATCTAGCTGGTGTATCTGCACAGTATGAGTCTGAGGTTGTTTATCACAACATGAAGCAAGAGCTTACGGATCTTGGAATTATCTTTAAGGATACAGATTCTGCTCTTCGTGAAAATGAAGATATCTTCAAAAAGCACTTCGGAACGATTATCCCTCCGGCGGATAATAAGTTCGCTGCACTAAACTCAGCTGTATGGTCTGGTGGATCATTCATCTATGTACCTAAAGGTGTTAAAACGGAAACGCCTCTACAAGCATACTTCCGTATTAACTCTGAGAACATGGGTCAGTTCGAGCGTACGTTAATTATTGCTGATGAAGATAGCTCTGTTCACTACGTAGAGGGCTGTACAGCGCCAGTTTACACTACAAACTCACTTCACAGTGCCGTTGTTGAAATCATTGTTAAGGACAATGCATATTGTCGTTACACAACCATCCAGAACTGGGCACCAAACATCTTTAACCTCGTGACAAAACGTGCGGTTGCAGATGCTGGAGCAACTATGGAATGGGTTGATGGAAACATCGGATCTAAATTAACAATGAAGTACCCAGCTGTTATCATGCGTGGAGAAGGTGCAAAAGGAACAATCCTTTCCATCGCAATCGCTGGTAAAGGACAGCACCAGGATGCAGGAGCGAAAGTCACTCACCTTGCACCTAACTGTTCTTCTACGATCGTATCAAAATCGATTTCTAAGCATGGTGGTAAAGTAACATATCGTGGAATTTGCCACTTTGGACGTCGCTCGGAAGGATCAAAATCTAAGATTGAGTGCGATACTCTAATCATGGATAACCAATCCACATCTGATACGATTCCATACAATGAAATCTTAAATAACAACATCACGCTTGAGCACGAAGCAACGGTATCAAAAGTATCAGAAGATCAACTCTTCTATCTAATGAGCCGTGGAATCTCTGAGCAAGAAGCAACAGAGATGATCGTTATGGGCTTCATCGAGCCATTCACAAAAGAACTTCCAATGGAATATGCAGTTGAGATGAACCGTCTGATCAGCTTTGAAATGGAAGGGTCAATCGGATAA
- the sufU gene encoding Fe-S cluster assembly sulfur transfer protein SufU — translation MASNNLDTLYRQVIMDHYKNPRNQGEFSDDTLTVNLNNPTCGDRVQIQMKVEDGQVEAAKFEGEGCSISMASASMMTQAIKGMKVEDALKMSEIFSNMMLGKDYDEDLFDLGDIEALQGVTKFPARIKCATLAWKAMEQGLNEKDK, via the coding sequence ATGGCTTCTAATAATCTCGACACGCTCTATCGTCAGGTGATTATGGATCACTATAAGAACCCTCGTAACCAGGGTGAGTTCTCTGATGATACATTAACCGTGAACTTAAATAATCCTACTTGTGGAGATCGTGTTCAAATTCAAATGAAAGTGGAAGATGGACAGGTTGAAGCCGCTAAATTTGAAGGAGAAGGCTGTTCAATCAGTATGGCATCTGCATCCATGATGACTCAGGCCATTAAAGGCATGAAAGTCGAAGATGCATTAAAGATGTCTGAGATCTTCTCTAACATGATGCTTGGTAAGGACTATGATGAAGACTTGTTTGATTTGGGTGACATTGAAGCATTACAGGGAGTGACTAAATTCCCTGCTCGCATAAAGTGTGCCACTCTTGCCTGGAAGGCAATGGAACAAGGGCTGAACGAGAAAGACAAATAA
- a CDS encoding cysteine desulfurase: protein MHAAEIKKLFPLLDQHVNGKPLVYLDSAATSQKPYTVIEKLDDYYRRYNSNVHRGVHTLGTIATDEYEGAREKVRAFLGAASTEEIIFTRGTTTALNLVARCYGTANLTEDDEIVITPMEHHSNIIPWQQVAKATGATLKYLTLLEDGTIDMNAAQTTITSNTKIVSVMQVSNVLGTINPIKELTQLAHKHGAIMVVDGAQSAPHMKVNVQELDCDFFAFSGHKLGGPTGIGVLYGKKKLLQNMEPYEFGGEMIDFVGLYESTWKELPWKFEGGTPIIAGAIGLGAAIDFIEDLGLDTIKAHEQELVSYSFERLSEIDGLTIFGPKERAGVVTFQLDDIHPHDIATVLDAEGIAVRAGHHCAQLLMKWLKVSATARASYYVYNTKEDIDALKDGLVQTKEYFGDGF from the coding sequence ATGCATGCGGCTGAAATCAAGAAGCTTTTCCCGCTTCTTGATCAACATGTCAATGGTAAACCACTTGTTTACCTTGACAGTGCAGCCACTTCTCAAAAGCCTTATACCGTGATTGAGAAGCTGGATGATTATTATCGTCGCTACAATTCAAATGTACACAGAGGCGTTCATACACTTGGTACCATAGCAACGGATGAGTACGAAGGGGCAAGAGAAAAGGTTCGCGCTTTTCTTGGTGCGGCTTCTACTGAAGAAATCATCTTTACTCGTGGGACTACAACGGCGCTTAACCTTGTTGCTAGATGTTACGGAACAGCGAATCTAACGGAAGACGATGAAATTGTGATCACTCCGATGGAGCATCATAGTAATATCATTCCTTGGCAACAAGTAGCTAAAGCGACAGGAGCGACTCTTAAGTATTTAACACTACTTGAAGATGGCACAATTGATATGAATGCGGCACAGACGACAATTACATCCAATACGAAAATTGTATCTGTGATGCAAGTGTCAAATGTGCTAGGAACGATTAATCCAATTAAGGAATTAACGCAGCTTGCTCATAAGCATGGAGCCATTATGGTCGTGGATGGAGCTCAATCAGCTCCTCACATGAAGGTGAATGTCCAGGAATTGGATTGTGATTTCTTTGCTTTTTCAGGACATAAGCTTGGTGGACCTACCGGAATCGGTGTATTATATGGGAAGAAGAAATTGCTTCAGAACATGGAACCGTATGAGTTCGGTGGCGAAATGATTGACTTTGTTGGGTTATATGAATCCACGTGGAAAGAGCTTCCGTGGAAGTTTGAAGGTGGTACACCTATTATTGCAGGAGCAATTGGACTTGGTGCAGCCATTGATTTTATAGAAGATTTAGGACTTGATACAATTAAGGCTCACGAGCAGGAGCTTGTTTCTTATTCGTTTGAGCGCTTATCAGAAATTGACGGATTAACAATCTTTGGCCCTAAAGAACGGGCCGGTGTCGTGACTTTCCAATTGGATGATATTCACCCGCATGATATTGCAACAGTACTTGATGCTGAAGGCATTGCTGTTCGGGCCGGACATCATTGTGCACAGCTTTTAATGAAGTGGCTTAAGGTATCTGCAACCGCACGTGCTAGCTACTATGTGTACAATACAAAGGAAGACATCGACGCTTTAAAAGATGGATTAGTTCAAACAAAGGAGTATTTCGGTGATGGCTTCTAA
- the sufD gene encoding Fe-S cluster assembly protein SufD, which yields MPVETNVQVWQDAVQTLSNELNEPKWLNELRMNAVSQVESLELPKPDKTKIEKWNFTSFTHELVENKVVTSLEALPESIQSLIEKDVQNVIVQENGDTTFSKVSDELAKQGVIFTDLRTAVQEHADLLKKYLFTEVVDSTENRLTAINAALMAGGVFVYVPRNVEVELPLQAVYAQNQADGGLFNHVVIVAEDNSSVTYVENYSSTGDKASLANIIAEVHVGANARVSFGAVDNLDDQVTSYIVRRGHVARDGRLEWALGLMNNGNTVAENTTHLIGDGSTADTKSVTVGTGSQKQNITTTIFHHGKNSDGQILKHGVMKESASTIFNGISKIEHGASKSNGEQTERILMLSEKARGDANPILLIDEDDVTAGHAASVGRIDPLQMFYLMSRGIPRKEAERLVIHGFLAPVVNELPIESVKERLREAIERKVK from the coding sequence ATGCCAGTTGAGACAAACGTACAAGTTTGGCAGGATGCTGTCCAAACATTATCTAATGAACTGAACGAACCAAAATGGCTAAATGAACTGCGTATGAACGCCGTTTCTCAAGTGGAATCACTTGAATTGCCTAAACCAGATAAAACAAAGATTGAGAAGTGGAACTTCACTTCTTTTACACATGAGCTAGTTGAGAATAAAGTGGTAACATCTCTTGAAGCTCTTCCTGAGAGCATCCAATCTCTTATTGAGAAAGATGTCCAAAACGTCATCGTTCAAGAAAATGGAGATACAACATTCAGTAAAGTATCTGATGAGCTTGCTAAGCAAGGTGTTATCTTCACGGATCTACGTACAGCGGTTCAAGAACATGCTGATCTGTTGAAAAAATACCTCTTTACTGAAGTCGTTGATTCTACTGAAAACCGTTTAACGGCTATTAATGCAGCACTTATGGCTGGTGGAGTATTTGTCTACGTTCCAAGAAACGTGGAAGTAGAGCTTCCATTACAAGCTGTTTATGCGCAAAACCAAGCAGATGGTGGGTTGTTTAACCACGTGGTGATTGTGGCTGAAGATAACAGCTCTGTGACTTACGTTGAGAACTATTCATCTACAGGGGATAAAGCTTCTCTTGCAAACATTATTGCTGAAGTACACGTTGGTGCAAACGCACGTGTATCCTTTGGTGCAGTAGATAACTTGGATGATCAAGTCACTTCGTATATTGTACGTCGCGGACATGTAGCTCGAGATGGCCGTCTAGAATGGGCACTTGGTCTAATGAATAACGGGAATACAGTGGCTGAAAATACAACTCACCTAATTGGTGATGGTTCTACAGCTGATACGAAATCTGTAACAGTCGGAACAGGTTCTCAAAAACAAAACATCACAACAACGATTTTCCATCATGGTAAAAACTCTGACGGACAAATTTTAAAGCATGGTGTAATGAAAGAATCTGCTTCCACTATTTTTAATGGTATTTCTAAAATAGAGCACGGCGCATCTAAATCAAACGGTGAGCAAACAGAACGTATTCTAATGCTTAGTGAGAAGGCAAGAGGGGACGCTAACCCTATCCTTCTAATTGACGAAGATGATGTAACGGCAGGTCACGCTGCATCTGTTGGACGTATTGATCCACTTCAAATGTTCTACTTGATGAGTCGTGGAATTCCTCGTAAAGAAGCAGAGCGCTTGGTTATTCACGGGTTCCTTGCCCCTGTTGTAAACGAACTGCCAATCGAGTCCGTAAAAGAACGTCTACGTGAAGCGATTGAAAGGAAAGTGAAGTAA
- the sufC gene encoding Fe-S cluster assembly ATPase SufC has product MAASHLKIENLNVSIEGKHILRDFSLDVKGGEIHAIMGPNGTGKSTLASAIMGHPKYEITSGSIHLDGEDVREMEVDERAQAGLFLAMQYPSEISGITNADFLRSAINAGKEEGEEISLMKFIRKMDSKMDVLDMDQSFSQRYLNEGFSGGEKKRNEILQLLMLEPKIAILDEIDSGLDIDALKVVSKGVNEMRGEDFGCLIITHYQRLLDYITPDKVHVMMQGRIVKSGGPELAERLEAEGYDWIKAELGIEDERVNQEA; this is encoded by the coding sequence ATGGCAGCATCACATTTAAAAATTGAGAACTTGAACGTTTCAATAGAAGGAAAGCACATTCTAAGAGACTTTAGCTTAGACGTAAAAGGTGGAGAAATCCATGCAATCATGGGGCCAAACGGTACAGGTAAATCAACGTTAGCTTCTGCAATCATGGGTCATCCTAAGTATGAAATCACAAGTGGATCTATCCACCTTGATGGTGAAGATGTACGTGAAATGGAAGTGGACGAGCGTGCACAAGCTGGTCTTTTCCTTGCAATGCAATACCCAAGTGAAATTAGCGGAATTACAAATGCAGACTTCCTTCGTTCAGCAATCAATGCTGGAAAAGAAGAAGGCGAAGAAATTTCTCTAATGAAATTCATCCGTAAAATGGATTCAAAAATGGATGTACTAGATATGGATCAGTCTTTCTCTCAACGTTACCTGAACGAAGGATTCTCAGGCGGAGAGAAGAAGCGCAACGAAATTCTTCAACTACTTATGCTTGAGCCTAAAATTGCGATTCTTGATGAAATTGACTCTGGTCTTGATATTGATGCACTTAAAGTTGTTTCAAAAGGTGTAAACGAAATGCGCGGAGAAGATTTCGGTTGCTTAATTATTACTCACTACCAACGTCTGTTGGACTACATTACTCCTGATAAAGTCCACGTTATGATGCAAGGACGTATTGTTAAATCTGGTGGTCCAGAGCTTGCAGAGCGTCTTGAAGCAGAAGGTTATGACTGGATCAAAGCAGAGCTTGGTATTGAAGACGAGCGCGTAAATCAGGAAGCATAA
- a CDS encoding carboxymuconolactone decarboxylase family protein: protein MEQQQSQQDNTIQEALHTYKEGLHSFTQKLPHIAKSYNKFTESCFEEGTLTKKGKQLIALGISVYSQDEYCIIYHTKGCLDQGCSEEEILESVGVAAAFGGGAAMSQGVTLVQEAIQKLGNKSSKQAFQ, encoded by the coding sequence ATGGAACAGCAACAATCACAACAAGATAACACGATTCAAGAGGCACTTCATACGTACAAAGAAGGACTCCATTCATTTACACAGAAGCTACCTCACATTGCAAAAAGTTATAATAAGTTTACAGAGTCCTGCTTTGAAGAAGGCACACTAACGAAAAAGGGAAAACAATTAATTGCTCTTGGCATTAGTGTCTATTCTCAGGATGAGTATTGCATTATCTACCACACAAAAGGATGTCTCGATCAAGGCTGTAGTGAAGAGGAGATTCTTGAGTCGGTTGGAGTAGCAGCAGCGTTCGGTGGAGGAGCTGCAATGAGCCAAGGTGTAACCCTTGTGCAAGAGGCCATTCAGAAGCTTGGAAACAAATCATCAAAGCAGGCGTTTCAATAA
- a CDS encoding IS4 family transposase, whose protein sequence is MSLKEEFSTFAKTVLDVLSVPNLRQSARDVGFVQRLKKLKPEDFLSICSFLPQPVGATELTQLCGALSRESNTHLSKQALHQRFDEKGAAFLKHVFFQLAAKQELMAMPPLPETPFSRIRILDATSFERPKKDGTSSDGAKIHLEYELYEGKFLHTLLSGSRESDHHAAYALADTIQPGDLIIRDLGYFSGDHLKQIDRAGASYITRTPANMTYWTRDDQGERIQIKPEEDAKQLEPGAIKDYGVIQLGVKGKNTLQTRVIVQRLTEDQQNKRKAGLRKRRRKGGHTQSADKKDHTQILATNLTQEEMDVQALYPMYSLRWQVEILFKTWKSLFAIDHVRAMNPDRFLCHMYGKLIHILLSSMVAFQCRFYLHQKHHLEGSEYKCIHHAKRAIEESKGYALYHRSSLEDVLENIYESIYRHGRKDHRHRHQSPYDILQIAYETHARVE, encoded by the coding sequence GTGTCTTTAAAAGAGGAGTTCAGTACGTTTGCGAAAACCGTGTTGGACGTTTTATCTGTACCGAACCTTCGCCAATCTGCCCGAGATGTTGGGTTTGTACAGCGTCTAAAGAAATTAAAACCTGAGGATTTCCTAAGTATTTGTTCCTTTCTTCCTCAACCCGTCGGTGCGACAGAGTTAACACAGCTTTGCGGGGCTCTTTCACGTGAATCCAATACCCACCTTTCCAAACAAGCCTTACATCAACGCTTCGATGAAAAAGGAGCGGCTTTTTTGAAGCATGTGTTTTTTCAATTGGCGGCCAAACAAGAGTTGATGGCCATGCCACCTCTTCCTGAGACCCCGTTTTCTCGGATCCGCATCTTAGATGCGACTTCATTTGAACGACCAAAGAAAGATGGTACTTCTTCAGATGGAGCGAAAATTCATTTAGAGTATGAGCTATATGAGGGGAAATTTTTGCATACCTTACTTTCCGGTTCAAGAGAAAGTGACCATCACGCCGCCTATGCATTAGCCGATACGATTCAACCAGGTGATTTGATCATCCGTGATCTCGGCTACTTTTCTGGCGACCATTTGAAACAAATCGATCGTGCAGGCGCTTCTTATATCACGCGGACGCCGGCCAATATGACCTATTGGACTAGAGATGATCAAGGGGAACGAATCCAAATCAAACCAGAAGAAGATGCGAAGCAGCTAGAACCGGGAGCGATCAAAGATTATGGGGTCATCCAATTAGGGGTCAAAGGAAAGAACACCCTTCAAACCCGTGTCATCGTGCAACGATTGACAGAGGATCAACAAAACAAGAGGAAAGCCGGTTTACGAAAAAGAAGACGGAAAGGGGGTCATACCCAATCCGCCGACAAAAAGGATCATACCCAAATCCTTGCCACTAACCTAACACAGGAAGAAATGGATGTGCAAGCATTGTATCCGATGTATTCCTTACGCTGGCAAGTCGAGATTCTTTTCAAAACGTGGAAATCCCTTTTCGCCATTGATCACGTGCGCGCGATGAATCCAGATCGGTTTCTCTGCCACATGTATGGGAAACTTATACACATTCTGCTTTCCTCGATGGTGGCGTTTCAATGCCGGTTCTATCTTCATCAAAAGCACCACCTCGAAGGCAGTGAATACAAGTGTATCCATCATGCCAAAAGGGCTATAGAAGAGTCAAAAGGATACGCTCTCTATCATCGTTCTTCATTAGAAGACGTTCTAGAAAATATCTACGAGAGCATTTACCGACATGGACGAAAAGACCATCGCCACCGCCATCAAAGTCCCTATGACATCTTACAGATCGCCTATGAAACACATGCGCGTGTGGAGTAA